The Chrysoperla carnea chromosome X, inChrCarn1.1, whole genome shotgun sequence genome includes a region encoding these proteins:
- the LOC123302773 gene encoding INO80 complex subunit B has protein sequence MDIDDLGESDSPSSNRRRHKHKKHKRRKIRDDSEGSVDMSMDEENIKVKSPPPMLPIEKTKLIKTESKPVTPPTVTTPINAPPLKANTAKKKRTRGRDSGTSSEEERWLDAIESGKLEDVDDELKKIKPKDPKLMTARQRAMYERGTDKEASPSRETLMSLPTGYKEKVMTAEAIQKAALKSQKRKQLADEKREKDKKRTMERLLKKQETKINKSAKMKAKRNVPLISYKQNLQEITLSFPETVEFDMRSKLLSEQKIPERILCGVAGCKNPKKYACSITKVPLCSLQCYKMNIR, from the exons ATGGATATCG ACGATTTAGGTGAATCAGATTCACCGTCTTCCAATAGAAGACGACATAAGCATAAAAAACATAAACGTCGAAAAATTCGTGATGATAGTGAAGGTTCTGTTGACATGTCGATGGATGAAGAAAACATCAAAGTAAAATCACCACCTCCAATGTTACCCATAGAAAAAACAAAGTTAATCAAAACTGAATCGAAACCTGTAACACCACCAACAGTAACGACCCCAATTAATGCACCACCTTTAAAAGCAAACACAGCTAAAAAGAAACGGACTAGGGGCCGTGACAGTGGCACGTCCAGTGAAGAAGAACGTTGGTTAGACGCTATCGAATCGGGAAAATTGGAAGATGTGGATGATgaactgaaaaaaatcaaaccaaaaGATCCAAAACTAATGACAGCCCGTCAACGGGCGATGTATGAACGTGGTACCGACAAAGAAGCATCACCAAGTCGAGAAACATTAATGTCCCTACCCACCGGATACAAAGAGAAAGTTATGACAGCGGAAGCAATTCAAAAAGCCGCCCTAAAAtcacaaaaacgaaaacagtTGGCGGATGAAAAACGTGAAAAAGATAAGAAACGTACAATGGAACGATTATTAAAGaaacaagaaacaaaaataaataaatcggcTAAAATGAAAGCGAAACGGAACGTACCgttaatttcatataaacaaaatttacaggAAATCACGTTATCGTTCCCAGAAACTGTTGAGTTTGATATGAGATCGAAATTATTGAGTGAACAAAAAATACCGGAACGGATTTTATGCGGTGTGGCCGGCTGTAAAAATCCGAAAAAATATGCATGTTCTATAACCAAAGTGCCATTATGTAGTCTACAATGTTACAAAATGAATATCCGTTGA
- the LOC123302748 gene encoding SET and MYND domain-containing protein DDB_G0284059, producing MPIQSAKDVAIIRANRSAVLQHLKLYRLALIDIECALKMDYPKDMQYKLHERKARIYLALKKHADALDAFKRTISTLSDCKLPLERKQQLQMDAQIMVGMLSKDKNVLNSKQSDFNLDVKKVRSDYLPELTAKCNTEYPNASELVKFEFNENLGRYAVANNDIQVGDTLIVEKAACSVLLSNYSLTHCQHCFLKLQAPIACDSCANVIFCSELCKTKSKIYHNHECGITQSIWDSGISIICLMALRFITERNQEYFQELYSSNCKTQNVYNQVLTLVTHSDKRSQEDFFHRSIMALYLMKCLEQSNYFTSDSTIDFKYFIGGLIIKHLEILQFNAHEISELKMDEVYPKRVDLAKSIFLGGAIYPTLALFNHSCDPGIIRYFHGTSVIVRAIKNIKKGEMIAENYGPIYTESPLYERKRILKEQYWFDCFCMPCMQNWPTFDNMNPSILRFRCDAQIKCTNIIPISVNTDKFFAHCGLCDQNTNILKGLKSLEETDYLCKKANEFIEKGDTTNAFQMLKKALSIMNEVLAPPFRDYTLCQQGIRRCLLDLGNKTNF from the exons ATGCCAATTCAATCCG cAAAGGATGTGGCAATAATTCGTGCAAATCGAAGTGCAGTTTTACAACATCTAAAATTGTATCGTTTAGCTTTAATTGACATTGAATGTGCTCTAAAAATGGATTATCCAAAAGATATGCAATACAAATTACATGAACGTAAAGCACGTATCTATCTAGCATTAAAAAAACATGCGGATGCATTGGATGCATTCAAACGCACTATATCAACGTTAAGCGATTGTAAGTTACCATTGGAACGTAAGCAACAATTACAAATGGATGCTCAAATTATGGTTGGAATGTTATCCAAAGATAAAAACGTTCTAAATTCAAAACAAAGTGATTTTAATTTGGATGTGAAAAAAGTACGAAGTGATTATTTACCAGAATTAACGGCCAAATGCAATACAGAGTATCCAAATGCAAGCGAATTAGTGAAATTTGAGTTTAATGAGAATTTGGGTCGTTATGCTGTTGCCAATAATGATATTCAAGTGGGAGATACGTTAATCGTTGAGAAAGCTGCATGTTCTGTGTTGTTGTCGAATTATTCGTTAACGCATTGCCAACATTGTTTTCTAAA ATTACAAGCACCAATAGCATGTGACTCATGTGCAAATGTAATATTCTGCAGTGaattatgtaaaacaaaatcaaaaatttatcacaatcATGAATGTGGAATCACTCAATCCATTTGGGATTCAGGAATATCAATTATCTGTTTAATGGCTTTACGTTTTATCACGGAACGTAATCaagaatattttcaagaattGTACTCATCAAACTGTAaaactcaaaatgtatacaatcaAGTTTTAACATTGGTCACACATAGTGATAAACGTTCACAAGAGGATTTCTTCCATCGATCCATAATGGCATTGTACCTTATGAAATGTTTGGAACAATCCAATTATTTTACATCCGATTCTACGATCGATTTCAAGTATTTTATTGGtggtttaataattaaacatttggaaattttacaatttaatgcACATGAAATATCCGAATTAAAAATGGATGAAGTTTATCCAAAACGTGTCGATTTAGCCAAATCTATATTTTTGGGTGGAGCGATTTATCCAACATTAGCGTTATTTAATCATTCATGTGATCCAGGAATTATCAG ATATTTTCATGGTACATCTGTAATAGTTCgagcaataaaaaatatcaaaaaaggtGAAATGATTGCTGAAAACTATGGACCGATTTACACTGAATCACCATTGTATGAACGTAAACGTATATTGAAAGAGCAATATTGGTTTGATTGTTTTTGTATGCCATGTATGCAG AATTGGCCCACGTTTGACAACATGAACCCATCAATATTACGATTCCGTTGCGATGCTCAAATCAAGTGCACGAATATCATTCCGATAAGTGTGAACACTGATAAATTCTTTGCACATTGTGGTCTGTGCGATCAGAATACAAATATTCTAAAAGGATTAAAATCTTTGGAG GAAACcgattatttatgtaaaaaggcGAATGAATTCATTGAAAAAGGTGATACGACGAATGCCTTTCAAATGCTGAAGAAAGCGTTGTCGATAATGAATGAAGTTTTGGCTCCACCATTTCGGGATTATACTTTATGTCAACAAGGAATACGAAGATGTTTGTTGGATTTaggaaataaaactaatttttaa
- the LOC123302718 gene encoding putative uncharacterized protein DDB_G0282133 — translation MDSKEESDNKKDEALQSNKDNDSDNESVKIIEKPSVIIDLVDSPENRDYIVNDGVIEIVDSPPADYSEVIQINKKLKLESNNENVDSFTIIDDDESKTSSKSESDERIKQSPGTVQNKIDERSVTRFFSILQKPPCNIPENATIQPFSCLEWNKYKSMQRNESSASSSQVPRKRKSFEVDNLYGESSSPSLSTKKAYFNPTDEDEREFMIAFISTVGKCRALLAKKNENKNLESDIQSISSDEEIQKPSPNGREDAKRSLNNDRLSSNILSPTSPCTSSSSLTPQKDEENSSSDEAGESFKVTKSLNNSHKKISSSSSSLSSEDGFTNTSKIDKNENKSIESISSEDEMKKPSPNGREDVKRSHNNDRLPSNILSPTSPCTSSSSLEDDQTNERNKLSDSETTPKIENTPQKETSNAPGVGESFKGTNSFKTISSPSSSSSEDDFTNEKNEITKRVSPSKCFRGLFNENDPTSLEDKENKKETDESDVESISSEEAFPKSSPSGPEDEKRSHNNELSSSIEDDQINESNELNDNETALKSISSEEGTPKSSPNGREDEKRSHNNEHSSSNEDELSDNESSALKNQNTPQKDDENSSSDEAGESFTGIDSLNNSTKTIFSSSSSLSSEDETNEKNENKIKKRVHSRRFRELFFDENTPLKDYENRSRTDQSDNESVSSEEESLNDQTNKSRELSDNDSDLENDKTNDSNEFSDNESSSDGIDDNTSEEEEVKKLSSNDEEDAITRFNNESLRTSTPCPSAGEDDQTNKTDKSNEDYYSCSDTDCASSKSEESGDDASSNDNDSQDEKTEHSSRSHEIKHGNNNNSSTSFKEDSKDGLNAGNDCSEERSTPNKFLSENVNDNNDNGNPVANENVSSSLMPIYENVSDVDTTEDVQINNSSASTEVYISSAQEHLMKENVPPSHLRDHQYVDIYDDGNMSLPSCSTGPAKTSKQAANSRKRQNRKNRIKQRKAEIMLRNEQRRRKKRELRERLRQEKLREAQFPDLAPEKSICLFYMKGNCRKGQDCGFSHCAMPPIKLEPCKFFFRGSCAKGNGCLYMHSEYPCEHYTFDERCIKNETNECPYSHEGKLNDQLKQEIFAYRFGNNNNNDNNSTGGGSSQQDGQSTV, via the exons ATGGATTCGAAAGAAGAAAGTGATAATAAAAAAGATGAAGCGTTACAATCAAACAAAGATAATGATTCAGATAATGAATCCGTGAAGATAATTGAAAAACCTAGTGTAATAATTGATCTCGTCGATTCACCTGAAAATCGAGATTATATCGTCAATGACGGTGTCATTGAGATTGTCGATTCTCCCCCTGCGGATTACAGTGAAGtcatacaaattaataaaaagttaaaattggaATCAAATAACGAGAATGTCGAttcttttacaataattgatGACGATGAATCGAAAACCTCGTCAAAAAGTGAAAGTGATGAACGTATCAAGCAATCTCCGGGTactgttcaaaataaaattgatgaaagaaGTGTGACGAGATTCTTTTCCATACTTCAAAAGCCCCCATGTAACATTCCAGAAAATGCCACAATTCAACCTTTTTCGTGTTTAGaatggaataaatataaatcaatgcAGAGAAACGAATCTAGTGCATCATCTTCTCAAGTTCCAAGGAAACGAAAATCGTTCGAAGTTGATAATTTATATGGTGAAAGTTCATCACCAAGTCTTTCTACTAAAAAAGCATATTTCAATCCTACAGACGAGGATGAAAGAGAATTTATGATCGCATTTATATCAACTGTAGGTAAGTGTAGGGCACTGTTAgctaagaaaaatgaaaataaaaatcttgaaaGTGATATCCAAAGTATTTCATCCGATGAAGAAATTCAGAAGCCATCTCCAAATGGCCGAGAAGATGCAAAAAGAAGCCTCAATAATGACCGTTTATCATCAAACATTTTAAGCCCCACAAGCCCTTGTACAAGTTCAAGTTCTCTAACACCTCAAAAAGATGAAGAGAACTCATCATCAGATGAAGCTGGAGAAAGTTTCAAGGTAACTAAATCACTAAATAATTCACACAAAAAGATTTCTTCATCATCGTCAAGTTTATCATCTGAAGATGGCTTCACGAATACTtcgaaaattgacaaaaatgaaaataaaagcattGAAAGCATTTCATCGGAGGACGAAATGAAAAAACCATCTCCAAATGGCCGAGAAGATGTCAAAAGAAGTCACAATAATGACCGTTTACCATCAAACATTTTAAGCCCCACAAGCCCCTGTACAAGTTCCAGTTCTTTGGAAGATGATCAAACAAATGAGAGGAACAAATTAAGCGATAGCGAAACTactccaaaaattgaaaatacaccTCAAAAAGAAACTTCTAATGCTCCAGGAGTTGGAGAAAGTTTCAAAGGAACTAATTCATTTAAAACGATTTCTTCACCATCGTCATCGTCATCTGAAGATGATTTTACGAatgagaaaaatgaaattacaaaaagaGTATCACCTTCAAAGTGTTTCCGGGggttatttaatgaaaatgatccTACTTCGTTGgaagataaagaaaataaaaaagaaacagatGAAAGTGATGTTGAAAGCATTTCATCCGAGGAAGCATTTCCTAAATCATCTCCAAGTGGCCCAGAAGATGAAAAAAGAAGCCACAATAATGAACTTTCGTCATCAATCGAAGATGATCAAATAAATGAGAGCAACGAATTAAACGACAACGAAACTGCTCTAAAAAGCATTTCATCCGAGGAAGGAACGCCAAAATCATCTCCAAATGGCCGAGAAGATGAAAAAAGAAGCCACAATAATGAACATTCGTCATCAAACGAAGACGAATTAAGCGACAACGAGTCAAGTGctctaaaaaatcaaaatacaccTCAAAAAGATGACGAAAACTCATCATCGGATGAAGCTGGAGAAAGTTTCACGGGAATTGATTCACTAAACAATTCAACCAAAACGATATTTTCATCATCGTCAAGTTTATCATCTGAAGATGAGACGAatgagaaaaatgaaaataaaattaaaaaaagagtaCATTCAAGGCGTTTCCGGGAATTATTCTTTGATGAAAATACTCCTCTAAAGGATTACGAAAACCGAAGCCGAACAGACCAAAGTGATAATGAAAGCGTATCATCCGAGGAAGAATCTTTAAATGACCAAACAAATAAGAGTAGGGAATTAAGCGATAACGACAGTGATttagaaaatgataaaacaaatgACAGTAATGAATTTAGCGATAACGAAAGTTCATCGGATGGAATTGATGATAATACATCTGAGGAagaagaagttaaaaaattatcttcaaatgACGAAGAAGATGCCATAACAAGATTTAATAATGAAAGCTTACGAACATCTACCCCGTGTCCAAGTGCTGGAGAAGATGATCAAACAAATAAGACTGACAAATCAAACGAAGACTATTATTCGTGTAGTGATACAGATTGCGCCTCATCTAAATCCGAGGAATCAGGGGATGATGCTTCAAGTAACGACAATGATTCTCAAGATGAAAAAACTGAACATAGCAGCCGTTCTCATGAAATTAAGCAtgg GAATAATAACAATTCATCAACATCTTTTAAAGAAGATTCTAAGGATGGTTTGAATGCCGGAAATGATTGTTCTGAAGAGAGGTCTACTCCAAATAAGTTTCTTTCTGAAAACgttaatgataataatgataacgGAAATCCTGTGGCTAATGAAAATGTCTCTTCAAGTCTTATGCCCATTTATGAGAATGTAAGTGATGTTGACACAACTGAAGATGTCCAAATCAACAATTCTAGCGCATCCACAGAAGTATACATCTCTTCTGCGCAAGAACATTTAATGAAAGAGAATGTACCCCCATCGCATTTACGTGATCATCAGTATGTTGATATCTATGACGATGGCAATATGTCATTGCCATCTTGTTCAACAGGACCAGCAAAAACAAGTAAACAAGCCGCGAACTCAAGGAAACGTCAAAATCGCAAAAATCGAATTAAACAACGTAAAGCTGAAATAATGCTACGGAATGAACAACGTCGACGGAAAAAACGTGAACTTCGTGAAAGGCTACGTCAAGAAAAGCTTAGAGAAGCTCAATTCCCCGACCTTGCACCAGAAAAAAGCATTTGCCTATTTTATATGAAAGGTAACTGCCGAAAAGGCCAGGACTGTGGCTTCAGCCACTGTGCGATGCCACCAATAAAATTAGAACCTTGTAAGTTCTTTTTTCGTGGGTCATGTGCCAAAGGTAATGGTTGTTTGTATATGCATTCAGAATACCCTTGTGAGCATTATACTTTTGATGAGCGCTGTATAAAGAATGAAACAAATGAATGCCCTTACTCACACGAAGGCAAATTAAATGACcaattaaaacaagaaatattcGCGTACCGTTTTggaaataacaataacaatgatAATAATTCAACCGGCGGTGGTTCAAGTCAACAGGACGGTCAATCTACTGTTTAA